In the genome of Granulibacter bethesdensis CGDNIH1, one region contains:
- a CDS encoding LutB/LldF family L-lactate oxidation iron-sulfur protein — protein sequence MQARSAIFKDNAASALADQRLQQALKQVRPRFTGGRARAREALPEFETLRNTARDIRNHTLTNLDFYLERYAAQVGASGGHVHWAPTAEDACRTILDICRRVGARRVVKGKSMVSEEIALNDFLQQDGLSVVETDLGEYVLQLADEAPSHIVAPAFHLNRDDWENRFREAHQHLPADRAFESRQDIMREARTVLRRRFLEADVGITGANFLIAETGSSVIVTNEGNGDLSQTLPRVHIVLTGIEKVVPTLEDTMTLLRLLGRSATGQDLTAYTSFSTGARRPGDLDGPEEYHVVLLDNGRSAMIGTEFQDMLRCIRCAACMNHCPVFGAVGGHAYGWVYPGPMGSVLTPGLIGIEQAALLPNASTFCGACESVCPVKIPLPGLMRHWREREFERHLTPSASRRGLAIWAFLARHPALYRLTTGLAARLLSLAGRRSGRFRRLPLASGWTGGRDMPAPEGTSFFTQWAAYQRKTRKRAVS from the coding sequence ATGCAGGCCCGCTCGGCCATCTTCAAGGATAATGCGGCCTCTGCCCTTGCTGATCAGCGGTTGCAACAGGCGCTGAAACAGGTACGCCCGCGCTTTACCGGTGGGCGCGCCCGGGCCAGGGAAGCGCTGCCCGAATTCGAAACGCTGCGCAACACGGCCCGCGATATCCGCAATCATACGCTGACGAATCTGGATTTTTATCTGGAACGCTATGCCGCACAGGTCGGGGCATCGGGCGGCCATGTGCATTGGGCACCCACCGCCGAGGATGCCTGCCGGACCATTCTGGATATCTGCCGCCGTGTGGGTGCCCGGCGCGTGGTCAAGGGCAAGTCGATGGTCAGCGAGGAAATCGCCCTGAACGATTTTCTTCAGCAGGACGGGTTGTCGGTCGTAGAAACCGATCTGGGCGAATATGTGCTGCAACTGGCCGATGAAGCCCCCAGCCATATCGTTGCCCCCGCCTTTCACCTGAACCGCGATGACTGGGAAAACCGGTTCCGTGAAGCCCATCAGCATCTCCCCGCCGATCGGGCCTTTGAGAGCCGGCAGGACATCATGCGCGAAGCCCGCACCGTGCTGCGGCGCCGGTTTCTGGAGGCGGATGTCGGCATCACCGGGGCCAATTTTCTGATTGCCGAGACCGGCAGTTCCGTCATCGTCACTAATGAAGGCAATGGCGATCTCAGCCAGACACTGCCGCGTGTCCATATCGTGCTGACCGGCATCGAGAAAGTCGTGCCGACGCTGGAGGACACGATGACGCTGCTGCGGCTGCTTGGCCGTTCCGCCACCGGTCAGGATCTGACGGCCTATACCAGTTTCTCTACCGGCGCGCGCCGGCCCGGCGATCTGGACGGGCCGGAAGAATATCATGTCGTGCTGCTGGATAACGGCCGTAGCGCCATGATCGGAACCGAATTTCAGGACATGCTGCGCTGCATACGCTGTGCCGCCTGCATGAATCACTGTCCGGTGTTCGGGGCAGTTGGCGGGCATGCTTATGGCTGGGTCTATCCCGGACCGATGGGCAGCGTTCTGACGCCCGGGCTGATCGGCATCGAACAGGCCGCCCTGCTGCCGAATGCCAGCACGTTCTGCGGCGCCTGCGAATCCGTCTGCCCCGTCAAAATTCCTCTGCCGGGCCTGATGCGGCACTGGCGTGAAAGAGAATTCGAGCGCCATCTGACCCCTTCAGCTTCACGTCGCGGTCTGGCCATCTGGGCTTTTCTGGCCCGCCACCCCGCTTTGTATCGCCTGACGACCGGTCTGGCTGCCCGGCTGCTGTCCCTGGCCGGAAGACGCAGCGGGCGGTTCCGGCGTCTGCCGCTGGCCTCCGGCTGGACCGGCGGACGTGATATGCCTGCCCCGGAAGGGACCAGCTTTTTTACCCAATGGGCTGCCTACCAAAGAAAGACCCGGAAAAGGGCGGTGTCATGA
- a CDS encoding LutC/YkgG family protein, with the protein MSAGASGSLSGKEIILATIRRGLRRGVLPPDQAAMLDSRLAAHPRHTIPERARKPAAERRTDFITRVQKEFGTVEEVASLRDIPAAIARYLASRGLPAAVTVAPHPALHSLDWSAAGLETGWGRVHGTETVSVQYAFAGISETGTLMMPSGPERPVTLNVLTETAIAVLPVERIVGAYEDAWDLLRREIGAMPRSVMLITGPSRSADIEQQLELGAHGPRDIHIILFSQHTPSAPHG; encoded by the coding sequence ATGAGCGCGGGCGCATCAGGAAGTCTTTCCGGAAAGGAGATCATCCTTGCCACGATCCGGCGCGGTCTGCGGCGCGGAGTATTGCCACCGGATCAGGCTGCCATGCTGGACTCCCGGCTGGCGGCACATCCGCGCCACACCATCCCCGAACGCGCACGGAAACCAGCCGCAGAGCGCAGGACCGATTTCATCACGCGGGTACAGAAAGAATTCGGCACCGTCGAGGAAGTCGCCTCCCTCAGAGACATTCCTGCCGCCATCGCCCGTTATCTGGCTTCACGCGGCCTTCCCGCTGCCGTGACGGTCGCGCCTCATCCTGCCCTGCACAGCCTCGACTGGTCAGCGGCAGGTCTGGAGACGGGATGGGGCCGCGTTCATGGAACGGAAACTGTCTCGGTCCAGTATGCCTTTGCCGGGATCTCCGAAACCGGTACCCTGATGATGCCCTCCGGGCCGGAGCGCCCGGTCACGCTCAACGTGCTGACGGAAACCGCCATTGCCGTCCTGCCGGTGGAACGCATTGTGGGCGCTTACGAAGATGCATGGGATCTGCTGCGCAGGGAGATCGGAGCCATGCCACGCTCCGTCATGCTGATCACAGGCCCATCCCGCTCCGCCGATATAGAACAGCAACTGGAGCTGGGCGCCCACGGCCCTCGTGACATCCATATCATCCTGTTCAGCCAGCATACCCCATCCGCGCCGCATGGCTAA
- a CDS encoding Smr/MutS family protein, protein MAKRPYNVPPVTPGKALTRPGPPSRRSARKLSEAERTEWTRYTVAVIPLHGKAGHGENAIPPAAAITDSPIHSARHGPVAAPSFRQTESGAGAPTFAQLFPLPAGAQPPGVDTGTWNRFRNGRLGATRTLDLHGHTLQHAYHTFEAMLLRAHTDGLRCIEVITGRGRTGSGETVGAIRRELPLWINLPHLRPLVLGITYPHAANTGSVRILLRKQK, encoded by the coding sequence ATGGCTAAACGGCCTTACAACGTTCCTCCGGTCACGCCCGGCAAGGCGCTGACCAGGCCCGGACCTCCTTCCCGTCGCTCCGCACGGAAACTGAGCGAGGCCGAGCGCACGGAATGGACACGCTATACCGTGGCCGTGATTCCGCTGCACGGCAAAGCCGGACATGGGGAGAATGCGATTCCTCCTGCAGCGGCCATCACAGACTCTCCGATACACAGCGCCAGGCACGGCCCCGTTGCCGCTCCATCCTTCCGCCAGACTGAATCCGGGGCCGGGGCACCCACCTTCGCCCAGCTTTTTCCTCTGCCAGCCGGGGCGCAGCCTCCGGGGGTGGACACCGGCACATGGAACCGGTTCCGCAACGGGCGACTGGGCGCAACCCGGACGCTGGATCTGCACGGGCATACCCTGCAACACGCCTATCATACGTTCGAGGCGATGCTGCTGCGCGCCCATACGGACGGGCTGCGCTGCATTGAGGTCATTACCGGGCGTGGCCGGACCGGATCAGGTGAAACCGTCGGGGCGATCCGGCGGGAGCTTCCCCTCTGGATCAATCTCCCGCATCTGCGTCCCCTGGTGCTGGGCATAACCTATCCCCACGCCGCCAATACCGGATCAGTGCGCATCCTGCTGCGTAAGCAGAAATGA
- a CDS encoding response regulator, with translation MCLPESSSGCDDSAPVLFPDAAPGEIITYLRAMDWDASLIGPPENWSEPFRNAVALMLNAKAQIAMFCGPELVALYNDAYAPAIGGHHPGALGRPAQENWQEIWDVLEPLLRSVMETGQTVYGQNYPFRVNRHGYMEEVFFDISYSPVHGPDGTVEAVFCIVADRTQRVIDDRRLRTLQAISLNILSNTVENCATSALDILARESTQDIPHAALYIRREAPERLDCIGWYGAQPATLSIPLVQHTLPAAEDVATSESWKNLIRAALDSGNAVYGPSRALFPTLPALSAERMAILPLQVTHHIAGVLIVGKSRLYPPDAEYYRFFQLVANLVSTGLTTAIALREQRHRAKILEQKVAAAIAEREISETRLRQAQKMEMIGRLAGGVAHDFNNLLQVIGSNLELTILQLPETSAERRRLTSALEAMQRGSRLASQMLAFGRRQPLSPQAVSPSRLLQTVQDILLRTLGAGITLRIHTAPDSWNIRVDRGQIEAAILNLTLNARDAMKGHGSLTITTANTVVKPSQNGSILEIQPGDYVTLTVTDTGCGMAPDVITHVFEPFFTTKSEGQGTGLGMSMVYGFVKQSGGDIRIDSAPGRGTSISLILPRADEEDSLSDTPLLALDNTMLEGHETILVVEDEDAVRQSVQETLSQLGYNVLTARDADEALAILDSTIRIDLVFTDIIMPGTMRGTDLAVRIRQLRPETAILFTSGYTDSSVHRDDDNPIQLLNKPYSRDKLAHSIRAALITARSTPSFPHTASLQTAGDVLSSSHSLSSASPQQQWTILVTEDDPLIRMNLIDLLEEAGHSPIEAENAEEALSYLKTHSPDILFTDISLPGLSGVELACLARKRYPSIGIIFSSGYADVPGLPAEMKQNSCLLGKPFTSHELVKTLLQAWENRPAQGTDHGG, from the coding sequence ATGTGCCTGCCTGAATCTTCCTCCGGCTGCGACGATTCAGCCCCGGTTCTTTTTCCCGATGCGGCCCCCGGAGAAATCATTACTTATCTGCGCGCCATGGACTGGGACGCATCCCTGATCGGTCCCCCCGAAAACTGGTCCGAACCGTTTCGGAATGCGGTTGCGCTCATGCTCAATGCCAAAGCACAGATCGCCATGTTCTGCGGACCGGAGCTGGTCGCGCTTTACAACGATGCCTACGCGCCTGCCATCGGGGGTCACCATCCGGGTGCGCTCGGTCGCCCGGCACAGGAAAACTGGCAGGAAATCTGGGATGTGCTGGAACCACTGCTCCGCTCGGTTATGGAGACCGGCCAGACGGTGTATGGCCAGAACTATCCGTTCAGGGTCAACCGGCACGGGTACATGGAAGAAGTTTTCTTCGATATTTCCTACAGCCCCGTTCATGGTCCGGATGGAACGGTGGAAGCCGTTTTCTGCATTGTTGCCGACCGCACCCAACGGGTCATTGATGATCGTCGTCTGCGCACCCTACAGGCGATCAGCCTGAATATTCTCAGCAACACGGTTGAAAACTGTGCGACCTCGGCGCTGGATATTCTGGCGCGCGAAAGCACACAGGATATACCGCATGCCGCTCTCTATATCCGCAGGGAAGCCCCCGAGCGGCTGGATTGCATCGGCTGGTACGGTGCACAGCCTGCAACGCTGAGTATTCCCCTTGTACAGCATACCCTCCCGGCAGCGGAGGATGTTGCCACTTCAGAGTCCTGGAAAAACCTGATCAGGGCGGCTCTGGACAGCGGGAATGCCGTCTATGGTCCGTCACGGGCACTGTTTCCCACTCTGCCGGCTTTGAGTGCGGAACGGATGGCCATTCTTCCGCTTCAGGTGACGCACCATATCGCCGGTGTGCTGATTGTGGGTAAAAGCAGGCTCTATCCACCGGATGCGGAGTATTATCGCTTTTTCCAGCTCGTGGCCAATCTGGTCTCCACCGGCCTGACCACCGCCATTGCCCTGCGCGAGCAGCGGCACCGGGCCAAGATCCTGGAACAGAAAGTTGCCGCCGCCATCGCCGAGCGGGAAATTTCAGAAACCAGACTGCGGCAGGCCCAGAAAATGGAAATGATCGGTCGTCTGGCGGGTGGCGTTGCCCATGATTTCAACAATCTGCTTCAGGTGATCGGCAGCAATCTGGAACTGACCATCCTGCAACTGCCCGAAACATCAGCTGAACGCAGACGTCTGACCTCCGCGCTGGAGGCGATGCAGCGCGGCTCCCGTCTGGCCTCCCAGATGCTGGCATTCGGGCGGCGGCAGCCCCTGTCTCCCCAAGCGGTCAGCCCGTCGCGGCTGCTACAGACAGTGCAGGATATCCTGCTCCGCACTTTGGGGGCCGGGATTACACTGAGAATCCATACGGCTCCCGACTCATGGAATATTCGCGTTGATCGGGGACAGATCGAGGCAGCCATCCTGAACCTGACCCTGAATGCACGGGATGCAATGAAAGGCCATGGCAGCCTGACCATCACCACGGCCAACACTGTTGTGAAGCCCAGCCAGAACGGCTCGATTCTGGAAATACAGCCGGGGGATTATGTCACGCTGACCGTCACCGATACGGGGTGCGGCATGGCCCCCGATGTCATCACCCATGTGTTTGAGCCGTTCTTCACCACCAAATCCGAAGGTCAGGGCACCGGACTTGGCATGTCGATGGTATACGGCTTCGTCAAACAAAGCGGGGGCGATATCCGGATCGATTCCGCCCCGGGTCGCGGTACATCCATCAGCCTGATCCTGCCACGCGCCGATGAAGAAGACAGCCTGTCGGATACGCCCCTTCTGGCGCTGGATAATACCATGCTGGAAGGACACGAAACGATTCTTGTGGTCGAGGACGAAGACGCCGTACGGCAAAGCGTGCAGGAAACCCTCAGTCAGCTGGGTTACAACGTTCTCACCGCCCGCGATGCCGACGAAGCCCTTGCGATTCTTGACAGCACGATCCGGATTGATCTGGTGTTCACAGACATCATCATGCCGGGAACGATGCGAGGCACCGACCTTGCCGTCAGGATCAGACAGCTTCGGCCCGAAACCGCCATCCTGTTCACATCAGGATATACGGATAGCTCCGTTCATCGTGATGATGACAACCCGATTCAGTTACTGAACAAACCCTATTCACGCGATAAGCTGGCCCACAGCATCCGTGCCGCACTGATAACCGCACGTTCCACGCCGTCTTTTCCGCACACAGCTTCCCTCCAGACAGCCGGTGATGTCTTGTCCTCCAGCCATTCCCTTTCCTCAGCCTCACCGCAGCAACAATGGACCATTCTGGTGACCGAGGATGATCCGCTGATCCGTATGAACCTGATCGACCTGCTGGAGGAAGCGGGACATAGCCCGATCGAGGCGGAAAATGCCGAGGAAGCGCTGAGCTATCTAAAAACCCATTCACCCGACATTCTGTTCACCGATATAAGCCTGCCGGGCCTGTCCGGTGTTGAGCTGGCCTGTCTGGCACGTAAACGATATCCTTCTATCGGGATCATTTTTTCCAGCGGATACGCGGATGTTCCCGGCCTGCCGGCGGAGATGAAGCAAAACAGCTGCCTGTTGGGCAAACCCTTCACCTCCCATGAACTGGTTAAAACACTGCTGCAGGCCTGGGAAAACCGCCCGGCCCAAGGGACTGATCATGGGGGCTGA
- a CDS encoding murein transglycosylase A, with protein sequence MQIKSLYALSLMVVLTACAQTGRVSQLQPVALDDLPGWQTDHVARGVAVFARECDRLLSLPNDQTLGGAADQAARLGGQPEQWRPACKAVQAVPEGDEQAARAFVQRYFQAYAISSAPTLFTGYYEPEVEGSRSPIGRYRTPLLRRPDDLVSMPDPADPGGKYLSGRMVGGQLEPYYTRAEIEAGALKKQRLGLVWLADPIDAFFLQIQGSGRVRLPDGHVVRVTYAGKNGRPYVPIGKVLIERGEMTADQVSEASIRDWLRTHPDQAQEIMNANPSFVFFRELTGMPGNEGAPGTLGVPLSAGRSVAVDRRIVPLGAPVWVDTTDPGGQSALQRLMVAQDTGSAISGMTRADIYFGYGPQAKAVAGQMNRQGRLYVLLPKSTE encoded by the coding sequence ATGCAGATAAAATCCCTGTATGCGTTGTCTCTGATGGTGGTGCTGACCGCCTGTGCTCAAACGGGCCGTGTCAGCCAGCTTCAGCCTGTGGCACTGGATGATTTGCCGGGTTGGCAAACAGACCATGTGGCCCGTGGCGTTGCCGTTTTCGCCCGGGAATGCGACCGGCTGTTAAGCCTGCCGAACGATCAGACATTGGGGGGAGCCGCCGATCAGGCAGCCAGGCTGGGTGGACAGCCCGAACAGTGGCGCCCGGCCTGCAAGGCGGTGCAAGCCGTTCCCGAAGGAGATGAGCAAGCGGCAAGGGCCTTTGTGCAGCGTTATTTTCAGGCTTATGCCATCTCCTCTGCCCCCACGCTTTTCACGGGATATTATGAGCCGGAGGTAGAAGGCTCCCGTTCTCCGATCGGGCGTTACCGGACGCCCCTGCTGCGCCGCCCTGATGATCTGGTGTCGATGCCGGATCCGGCAGATCCAGGCGGGAAGTATCTGAGCGGCCGTATGGTCGGTGGGCAGCTGGAACCTTATTATACACGGGCGGAGATCGAGGCCGGTGCCCTGAAAAAGCAGCGTCTGGGTCTTGTCTGGCTGGCTGATCCGATTGACGCTTTTTTTCTGCAGATTCAGGGATCAGGCAGGGTGCGCTTGCCCGATGGACATGTGGTACGCGTGACCTATGCCGGTAAAAACGGCCGTCCTTATGTGCCGATCGGGAAAGTGCTGATCGAACGGGGTGAGATGACGGCGGATCAGGTCTCGGAAGCCTCCATCCGTGACTGGTTGCGCACTCATCCCGATCAGGCGCAGGAGATCATGAATGCCAATCCATCCTTTGTGTTTTTCCGTGAACTGACAGGAATGCCTGGCAATGAAGGGGCACCGGGAACGCTGGGGGTGCCGCTTAGTGCAGGACGTTCGGTGGCGGTGGATCGCCGTATCGTTCCGCTGGGCGCGCCGGTCTGGGTGGATACCACGGATCCGGGCGGCCAAAGCGCCCTTCAGCGCCTGATGGTGGCACAGGATACCGGTTCAGCCATTAGCGGGATGACGCGGGCGGATATTTATTTTGGCTATGGCCCGCAGGCCAAGGCGGTGGCAGGGCAGATGAACCGGCAGGGACGGCTTTATGTGCTGCTGCCAAAGTCAACCGAATAG
- a CDS encoding Tim44/TimA family putative adaptor protein, with protein MEAIRNGDIPVDLVLLGMIAVFLVLRLRSVLGRRVGFERPEVPANQGQTGNRIPGLPVRLRRPDAAVAEARTYVLPDASSPTGQVLARMKEVDRSFDAVRFLNNAEQAFRVIVTAYAQGEREALRPLLTEATFTIFCQAIDAREQDGARQQTEIQSIRDIRIENARLEQTQAALTIRFVSDQHNVMLNRTGEPVEGVEGLTEIVDVWTFERDLASRDPTWRLSGTDNA; from the coding sequence ATGGAGGCTATCAGGAACGGCGATATTCCCGTCGATCTGGTGTTGCTGGGGATGATAGCGGTTTTTCTGGTTCTGCGTCTTCGCAGTGTGCTGGGGCGACGTGTCGGGTTTGAACGCCCGGAGGTGCCGGCGAATCAAGGCCAGACCGGTAACCGGATACCCGGTTTGCCGGTTCGCCTGCGTCGGCCCGATGCCGCGGTGGCTGAAGCGCGGACTTATGTCCTGCCTGATGCATCCAGCCCGACCGGGCAGGTGCTTGCGCGCATGAAGGAGGTTGATCGCAGCTTTGATGCAGTGCGCTTCCTGAATAATGCGGAGCAGGCATTTCGCGTTATCGTGACGGCCTATGCGCAGGGTGAGCGTGAGGCGCTGCGTCCCCTGCTGACGGAGGCGACGTTTACGATTTTCTGTCAGGCCATTGATGCGCGCGAACAGGACGGGGCCCGGCAGCAGACGGAGATCCAGTCCATCAGGGATATCCGGATTGAAAATGCCCGGCTGGAGCAGACGCAGGCCGCTTTGACCATTCGTTTTGTCAGTGATCAGCATAATGTTATGCTTAACCGCACCGGGGAGCCGGTCGAAGGTGTCGAAGGGCTGACCGAAATTGTCGATGTCTGGACGTTTGAGCGGGATCTCGCCAGCCGTGATCCGACCTGGCGTCTGTCCGGCACAGACAATGCCTGA
- a CDS encoding histidine phosphatase family protein, with protein sequence MILLRHGQSEFNLHFTATRQDPGIHDPVLTEAGLAQAEAAAMALAGEGIERIFASPYTRTLQTARPIAQNLGLPLIITPLIRERYAFACDVGTPASHLAKDWPEHDFSQLDEIWWPSLTESEASILARAGRFRAEMAAITGWENTLVVTHWGFILSMTGQSLTNGEWIRCDPRQAGPDTIIWSA encoded by the coding sequence ATGATTTTGCTGCGCCATGGACAGAGCGAGTTCAACCTTCACTTCACGGCCACACGCCAGGATCCGGGCATTCATGACCCTGTCCTGACCGAGGCAGGGCTGGCACAGGCTGAAGCCGCCGCCATGGCTCTTGCGGGGGAAGGCATCGAGCGCATCTTTGCGTCCCCCTATACCCGGACCCTGCAAACGGCACGGCCCATTGCGCAGAATCTGGGGCTGCCTTTGATCATCACGCCGCTGATCCGGGAACGCTACGCCTTTGCCTGTGATGTCGGTACCCCTGCCAGCCATCTGGCGAAGGACTGGCCCGAACATGATTTCTCTCAGCTTGATGAAATCTGGTGGCCCTCCTTAACGGAAAGCGAAGCGTCAATCCTCGCGCGGGCCGGACGTTTTCGGGCAGAAATGGCTGCCATCACAGGGTGGGAAAATACGCTTGTTGTCACCCATTGGGGTTTTATTCTGTCGATGACAGGGCAATCATTAACAAATGGTGAATGGATACGCTGCGATCCACGTCAGGCAGGACCAGATACAATTATCTGGTCGGCATAA
- the secB gene encoding protein-export chaperone SecB, protein MDDTTDEDVQDEAVTENTASTGPQAGPPLVVNVQYVKDLSFEVPGAPQIFAALRTQPQVDLNLDVQVRRLEEQAHIYEVVLAIRAEAVERVEGEEKANTVFIAELSYGGVFTLNGIPDESIEPVLLVECPRLLFPFARTILATVTREGGFPPVQLQPIDFVALWQARRAQQQQETVGNA, encoded by the coding sequence ATTGACGATACGACTGACGAGGACGTGCAGGACGAGGCCGTAACCGAAAACACCGCCAGCACTGGCCCGCAGGCAGGTCCGCCGCTCGTGGTCAATGTCCAGTATGTGAAAGATCTTTCTTTTGAAGTCCCGGGCGCACCGCAGATTTTCGCAGCCCTGCGTACGCAGCCGCAGGTTGATCTGAATCTGGATGTTCAGGTTCGCCGTCTGGAAGAACAGGCTCACATCTACGAAGTCGTCCTCGCCATCCGTGCAGAGGCCGTCGAGCGGGTTGAAGGCGAAGAAAAGGCCAATACCGTCTTCATCGCCGAGCTGTCCTATGGTGGCGTGTTCACGCTGAACGGTATCCCGGATGAAAGCATCGAACCGGTGCTGCTGGTCGAATGCCCCCGTCTGTTGTTCCCCTTCGCCCGCACGATCCTAGCGACCGTCACACGCGAAGGCGGTTTCCCGCCGGTCCAGCTTCAGCCGATCGACTTCGTCGCCCTGTGGCAGGCACGTCGTGCCCAGCAGCAGCAGGAAACGGTCGGGAACGCCTGA
- a CDS encoding LysR family transcriptional regulator, producing the protein MSIVHRNLSRLDLNLLTAFDAIYTERSVTKAAECIGVGQSAMSHNLARLREALQDELFVRTPSGMEPTPRARAIADTVRNLLWTVQDKLLTTRSFTPATAERIWRIGLADNIESLLMPPLLDMMLKEAPGMRIQAIFTDGLRVLEALDRDELDMGIGVFRHGGNVHKRRNFAPDSYLCLYDPKQITLEGPITLDQYASLPHVLVSLRGIFHGVADDALSLLGRTRTIVMTTPHFLSVPYVLRGAPVITTLPGTLARSAASAHGLCVSPLPFELAPFRLSMLWHSSYDNDPAHRWLRNTVASLMDQMHT; encoded by the coding sequence ATGTCCATCGTTCATCGTAATCTATCCCGCCTTGATCTGAACCTCCTGACCGCCTTCGATGCGATCTATACCGAGCGCAGCGTGACCAAAGCTGCCGAATGCATCGGGGTCGGGCAATCGGCGATGAGTCATAATCTCGCCCGGCTGCGCGAAGCCTTGCAGGATGAATTATTCGTCCGCACCCCCTCCGGCATGGAGCCAACGCCCCGCGCCCGTGCGATTGCCGATACAGTCCGCAATCTGCTCTGGACTGTGCAGGACAAGCTGCTGACCACCCGCAGCTTCACCCCCGCCACGGCCGAGCGCATCTGGCGGATCGGACTGGCCGATAATATCGAGAGCCTGCTGATGCCGCCTTTGCTGGACATGATGCTGAAAGAGGCTCCCGGCATGCGTATCCAGGCGATCTTCACCGATGGTCTGCGCGTGCTGGAAGCACTGGATCGTGATGAGCTGGATATGGGCATCGGCGTTTTCCGCCATGGTGGCAACGTTCATAAACGGCGCAATTTCGCACCGGATTCCTATCTGTGCCTGTACGATCCAAAGCAGATTACGCTAGAGGGACCGATCACGCTGGACCAATATGCCTCCCTGCCGCATGTGCTGGTCAGCCTGCGCGGCATCTTCCATGGGGTGGCGGATGATGCGCTGTCCCTGCTGGGGCGGACGCGGACCATCGTGATGACCACACCGCATTTTCTCTCCGTGCCTTATGTGTTGCGGGGGGCGCCGGTTATTACGACCCTGCCGGGAACGCTGGCACGCTCGGCCGCCTCGGCACACGGGCTGTGCGTCAGCCCGTTGCCTTTTGAACTGGCACCGTTTCGCCTCTCGATGTTGTGGCACAGCTCCTATGACAATGATCCGGCCCATCGCTGGCTGCGCAATACGGTCGCCAGCCTGATGGACCAGATGCACACATGA